From Thermoleophilia bacterium, the proteins below share one genomic window:
- a CDS encoding ABC transporter permease, protein MFFREALRSIRANAAISVAATVTALIAVFILGAFIPSFMYVRSAVDSQKSKVDVDIYISDGATVRQVDSLRDKLTALRSDGTVARMTYVSKADALRIMRERLRDPSVLDELPSNPLPAKFNVHPTEAENADVIIAAVKGHPALDPTEGIVYPKTTADKLLTAAKFVQWAGFILIGILLLAAVLLIGNTIRLSIFARRREVEVMRLVGATNWFIRWPFMIEGVLCGLVGAAIAVAMLWGVKVGVVDAWAAGADSALTKTDSAPGTIAFPLLSLILVGAGAVLGAVGSGLTLRRFLRI, encoded by the coding sequence CCATCCGCGCCAACGCTGCCATCTCGGTTGCCGCCACGGTCACGGCCCTCATCGCCGTGTTCATCCTCGGCGCCTTCATCCCCTCATTCATGTACGTGCGATCGGCCGTTGACTCCCAGAAGTCCAAGGTCGATGTGGACATCTACATCTCCGACGGCGCCACGGTGCGACAGGTCGATTCCCTGCGCGACAAGCTCACGGCGCTCCGCAGCGACGGCACGGTCGCCAGGATGACCTATGTGTCGAAGGCGGATGCGCTCCGCATCATGCGCGAGCGCCTCCGTGACCCCTCGGTGCTCGATGAACTGCCATCCAACCCACTGCCAGCCAAGTTCAACGTGCACCCGACCGAGGCCGAGAACGCCGATGTGATCATCGCCGCCGTGAAGGGTCACCCGGCGCTCGATCCCACCGAGGGCATCGTGTACCCCAAGACCACCGCCGACAAGCTCCTCACCGCCGCCAAGTTCGTGCAGTGGGCCGGATTCATCCTCATCGGGATCCTGCTGCTCGCCGCCGTTCTGCTCATCGGCAACACTATCCGTCTGTCCATCTTCGCGAGGCGGCGGGAGGTGGAGGTGATGCGCTTGGTCGGCGCCACCAACTGGTTCATCAGGTGGCCCTTCATGATCGAGGGCGTCCTCTGCGGGCTGGTCGGAGCGGCGATCGCGGTCGCGATGCTCTGGGGTGTGAAAGTGGGCGTGGTGGACGCCTGGGCCGCGGGCGCGGACAGTGCGCTCACCAAGACCGATTCGGCGCCCGGGACGATCGCCTTCCCACTCCTGTCACTCATCCTCGTGGGCGCGGGCGCCGTGCTCGGGGCCGTTGGCAGCGGACTCACGCTGCGCCGCTTCCTCCGCATCTAA